Part of the Kineococcus aurantiacus genome, GGATCCGCACCCGTCGACGGCCTGGCCGCCTACGTCGAGGGCGTGCGCGCCGTGATCACCGCCTTCCCCGACTACCGGTGGGAGCCGCTGACCCTCGTCGTCGACGGCGACACCCTCGCCGTGCGGCTCACCGGCCGGGGCACCCACCGCGGCCCCTTCGGCGGCCTGGCCCCCACCGGCCGCCGCGTCGAGGTCCAGGAACTGGTGGTCTACCGGTTCGAGGACGGCCTCGTCGTGAACTGCTGGGGCGACCTGTACCCGGTCCTGCGCGAGGCGCTGCGAGCCCCCGCCGCGGCGTCCGGCTGACCGCGGGCGGCGTGGCACCATGACGCCGTGGAGTTCGACGCCGACCTGATCGTCGTGGGCGGTGGGGTCATGGGATCGGCCGCCGCCTGGCAGGCCACCCGCCGCGGCCTGTCCGTGCTGCTGCTGGAGCGGTTCGAGGCCGGGCACGCCCTCGGCGCCTCGCACGGCGCCACCCGCAACTTCAACACCGCCTACGCCCAGGACGACTACCTCCGCCTCGTCCTGGAAGCCCGCACCCTGTGGGACGAGCTGCAGGAGCAGTCCGGGCGGGTGCTCCTCGACCTCGTCGGCCTCGTCAACCACGGTGCCTCCGGGCAGTGGCGGCGCACCGCGGAGTCGCTGCGGAGGTGGGGGATCGCGCACCGCTTCCTGCACCCGCACGAGGCGGCCGAGCGCTGGGCCGGGATGCGGTTCCGCGACGAGGTGCTCCTCGTGCCCGACGCCGGCCGGGTCCGCGCCGCCGACGCCCTCACCGCCTTCCGGACCGTCGCCACCGCGGCGGGCGCGCAGTTCCGCTACGGCAAACCCGTCCGGGACGTCCTCACCGACGCCGGCACGGCCCTCGTGGTCACCGACGCCGGGGAGTTCCGCGCCCCGCGCGGCGTGGTCACCGTCGGGGCGTGGACGCGGGAGCTGCTGTCCCCGCGGGTCGCGCTGCCCCGGCTCGTGGTCACCCAGGAGCAGCCGGCCCACTTCGCCGTCCGCCCCGGGACGTTCGAGTGGCCCAGCTTCAACCACGCCCCCGACCCCGGCGCACCGGCCGACGCCGACTGGTACAGCCCCGTCTACGGGATGCTGACCCCCGGGGAGGGCGTCAAGGCCGGCTGGCACGGGACCGGCCCGGTGACCGACCCCGACGCGCGCAGCTTCCAGCCCGAACCGGCGCAGTTGGCGGCGCTGCAGCGGTACGCGCGGGAGTGGCTGCCCGGGGTCGACCCGGACTCGTGCGTCCCCGTCAGCTGCACCTACACCTCGACCGACGACACCGACTTCGTCCTCGCCCGCAGCGGCGCGTGGGCCGTCGGGGCCGGGTTCTCCGGGCACGGGTTCAAGTTCGCCCCGGCCGTGGGGCGCACGCTCGTCGACGTCGCGCACGGCACCCCCGCACCGCCGCGCTTCTCACCCGCCCTGCCCGCGGCCTGAGGGGCGCGGCGGGCTGCAGGAGGCCCACGACGCCGCGCCCCGACGGCCCGCACCCCCCGCCAGCTGCGCGCCGACCTCGGCCGGATGCGCAGCCGGGAGGAGCCGGCCGGGGGCGGGGCCCCCCGGTGCGGGCCCTGTGCACCTCACACGGCGAGGAACTCCAGCAGCACCCGGTTGAACTCCTCCGCGTGGCTGACGTTGATGCCGTGCGGGCCGCCGGCGACGACGTGGAGCCGGCTGCCGGGGATCGCGGCGTGCGTGCGCGCCCCGGACCCCTCGAACGGCACGGTGCCGTCGCCGTCGCCGTGGATGACCAGGGTCGGGACGTCGACCTCGGTGAGGTCCTCGCGGAAGTCGGTGGTGCCGAAGGACTCCATGGCCTTGAGCGCGGCCTTCTTGTCGGCCTGCTTCGTCAGGGCGAGGGCGTCCTGGCGCTGGGCCTCGGTGACCTTCAGGACGCCGTCGACGGAGAAGAAGTCGGTGACGAACCCGTCGTAGAAGGTGTCCTCGTCGGCCTTCAGGCTCGATTCCATCTGGTCGGCCAGTTCCTGGGTCAGCGGGCCGTCGGGGTTGTCGTCCCCCTGGGCCATGAACGGCGGGACCGCGGCGGCGAAGACGACGCTGCGCAGGCGCTCGTGACCGTACTTGGTGAAGTAGCGGGCGACCTCGCCGCCGCCCATGGAGAACCCGACGAGGGTGACGTCGGTGAGGTCGAGGGCCTCCAGGAGGGTGTGCAGGTCCTCGGTGAGGGTGTCGTAGTCGTAGCCGCTGCGGGTCTTGTCGCTGCGGCCGAACCCGCGCCGGTCGTAGGTGACGACCCGGTAGCCGGCGGCCGCCAGGGCGGGGACCTGCTCGGACCAGGACTCACCCGACAGCGGCCAGCCGTGGATGAGGACGACGGGACGGCCGGGGCCGCCGGTGTCGTCGACGTGCAGGTCGGTGTCCTTGAACAGCCCGTGGTGGGCCGTGATCGCGGTCATGGGTCTCCTCCGTCGTCTCAGTCCCTGCACGGTAGGAGCGCCCCCGGGACCCTGCTCGTTGAACGCTCACCCAGCCGCAGCGGGTGGTCGGACGGTCACTCCCCGTCGGCCAGGACGAACGGGAACACCTCGTCGGCCCCCGCGCGGCGCAACTGCCGGGCGGCCACCGCCAGCGTCCAGCCGCTGCGCGTGCGGTCGTCCACCAGCAGCAGCTTCCGGTCCCGCACCAGGTCCGGGTCGGGCAGCTCGAAGCGCCCCGCGACCTGCGCCAGGCGGTGCGCGGAGTTCACGTCGGCGCGGGTCGGGGAGTCGTCCAGCAACCGGAACGTCGTCACCAGCGGCAGCCCCGTGTACCGGGCCAGGCCGTCCGCGAGGTGGGCCACCAGCTGCGGCCGCGACGCCGAGCACATCGCGACGATCCCGTCCAGGCCCAGCCCGCGCGCCCAGTCGTCCAGGACCGCGGCCGCCGCGTGCCGCAACGGCACCGGGGTCGGGCCGTCGGGCGCGCCCGCCGCGAACAGCTCCCGGACCGCGGTGCCCCAGCCCAGGTCGGTGACGCGGGCGACGGCCCGGCCCACCCCCGGCTGCTCCGCCGGCGCGATCCGCCCGGACACCGGCACCCCGAGCGACTTCACCCCCGTCGGCCACATCTTCTTCGGCTCCAGCGGCACCCCGGGCCGGTCCAGGTCCGCACCGGCCCGCGTGACCGCCGCCTCGTCCACGTCGCGCGGCACGTCGAAACCGCCGCAGTTGTCGCAGCGCCCGCACGGCGCGGCGTCGGCGTCGTCCAGGGCGCGGCGCAGGAACTCCAGGCGGCAGCCCGTCGTGGCGACGTAGTCGACCATGGCCTGCTGCTCGGCGTCCCGGGTCCGGGCGACCCGCGCGTACCGCTCGGCGTCGTAGGCCCACTCCTGGCCCGTGGCCTGCCAGCCACCCCGCACCCGGCGCACCGCGCCGTCCACGTCCAGGACCTTCAGCATCATCTCGAGCCGGTTGCGGCGCAACGTGACCCGCGTCTCCAGCGCCTGCGTCGACAACGGCTCGCCGGCGTCGGCCAGCACGCTCAGGGCCAGCCGGACGTCCTCCTCGGCGGGGAAGCCGATCGAGGCGAAGTAGCGCCAGATGTCGCGGTCCTCGGCCCCCGGCAGCAGCACCACCCGCGCGTCGTCGATGCCGCGCCCGGCGCGGCCGACCTGCTGGTAGTAGGCGATCGGGGAGCTCGGCGCGCCCAGGTGCACCACGAAACCCAGGTCCGGCTTGTCGAAACCCATGCCCAGCGCGCTCGTCGCGACGAGCACCTTGAGGCGGTCGTTCACCAGGTCGTCCTCGGCCTGCAACCGCTCCGCGGCCTCCGTCTGCCCCGTGTAGGGGACCGCCTCGATGCCGTGCGCGCGCAGGTGCGCGGCGACGTCGGCGGCCGCCGAGACCGTCAGGACGTACACGATCCCCGACCCCGGCAGCTCCGGCAGGTGCTCCACGAGCCACGCCAGCCGGTGCGCGTGCGAGGGGACCCGCACGACCGCCAGCCGCAGCGACTCCCGGTCCAGGGACCCGCGCAGCACCAGGACGTCCTCCAGCGTCCGGGTGCCCGTCACCGACAGCTGCTCCGCCACGTCGGCCGTCACGCGCGCGTTGGCCGTCGCGGTCGTCGCCAGCACCGGGATGCCGTCGGGCAGGTCCGCCAGCAGCGTGCGGATGCGCCGGTAGTCCGGCCGGAAGTCGTGGCCCCAGTCCGAGACGCAGTGCGCCTCGTCGACCACGAGCAGACCGGTCGTCGCGGCCAGCTTCGGCAGCACCTCGTCGCGGAAGGCCGGGTTGTTCAGCCGCTCCGGGGAGACGAGCAGCACGTCGACGGCACCGGCGCGGACCTCGTCGTAGACCTGCGCCCAGTCCTCGGAGTTCGTCGAGTTCACCGTCACCGCCCGCACCCCGGCCCGCTCGGCCGCCGCGACCTGGTTGCGCATCAGCGCCAGCAGCGGGGACACGATCACCGTCGGTCCCGCGCCGCGCGCCCGCAGCAGCGCCGTGGCGACGAAGTACACCGCCGACTTGCCCCAGCCGGTCCGCTGCACCACCAGGGCGCGGCGGCGGTCGGCGACCAGGGCCTCGATCGCCGTCCACTGGTCCTCGCGCAGGGCCGCGTCGGGGGCGCCGACGAGGCGGCGCAGGACGTCCTCCGCCTCTGCGCGCAAGGTGGTGCGGTCGAGCGTCTCGGCAGGCATGACGACGATGCTGCCACCGTCCCCGGACACGACCGCCCGGCGGCGTCCGCCGTCCACAGCGCCCGCACCCGCCCGGGGCTGTGCACGCCGCGGCGGGGAACGCCCGCGTCCCGGCCCGCGTCGGAGCACCGTGCGCCGCCCCGCCGTGCTCCTCGCCGCCCTCGCCCCCGTCGCCGCGCTCGCGCTGTGCCCCACCGGGGCGTCGGCCAGCTGCGTCGGCCCGTCCCTGACCGTCGGGCCCGCCCCCGCCACCACCGCGCCGGCCCCGGACCCCGCCCCGGCCCCCGTGCCCCGCACCGGGTCCTTCGACGTCGCCGGGGAGTGGTTCCGCGACGGGTGCGACGACACCGCCGGCACCCCGGCGTGCGCCCCGGCCCCCGGGGAGAGCCCCCTGGCCGGCGTGGACCTCGTCCTGGAGCAGGGCGGCACCCGCTGGACGCTGGGCACCGCCGACGCCGGCGGTCGCCGCGACCGCTACGCCGTGCGCTGGACCGTGGAGCTGCCCCCCGGGGTGGCCCCCGGCGGGGCCGTGCTGACCGCCGCCGCGGCCACCCTGCCGGTCCTCGTCGGCCCCTGAGCGGCCGCCCCGGCGGCCCCCCGCCACCACGTGGAGCGGCCCCCGGCCCGCGGGGGTGCTTGACTGCCACGGTGCGGTACGTCGTCATCGGGGCAGGGGCCATCGGCGGGACCATCGGCGGCCGGCTCGGCCAGCACGGCCACGAGGTCGTCCTCGTCGCCCGCGGCGCCCACGCCGACCGCCTGCGGGACAAGGGCTTGCGGCTGCTCACCCCCACCGGCCCCGTCGAGCTGCACGCACCCGTCGCCAACTCACCCGCCGACGTCGAGCTCACCACCGACGACGTCCTCGTCCTCGCCGTGAAGGTCCAGGACGCCGCCGCCGTGCTCCCCGAGTGGGCCGCCGCACCCGTCGCCGGCACCGGCGGCGGCACCGCCGGCCAGCTCCTGCCCGTCCTGTGCGCCCAGAACGGCGTCGAGGGCGAACGCCTCGCCCTGCGCTGGTTCCGCCGCGTCGTCGGGGCCTGCGTGTACCTGCCGGCCAGCCACCTCGAACCGGGCGTCGTCACCTCCGAGGGCACCCCCGTCTCCGGCGGCCTCGTCCTGGGCCGCTACCCCCGCGGGCGCGACGAGCTCGTCGAACGGCTCGCCGCCGACCTCGCCGGCGCGGGCTTCGCCACCACCGTCAGCGACGACGTCACGGCCGCCAAGCGCGGCAAGCTGCTGGAGAACACCGGCAACGCCCTCGACGCCGTCTGCCGGCCCGGCGACGGCTGGGACGAGCTGCGCGACCGCGCCCGGGCCGAGGGGGAGGCCGCGCTGAGCGCCGCGGGGCTGCCCGCCCAGGACCGCCGCACCGCCCTGCCCGAGCTGCACCGGCTCGGGTTCACCACCGTCGACGTCACCGGGACCGGCCGCCTGGGCTCCTCCAGCTGGCAGAGCCTGCACCGCGGCGGCTCCATCGAGACCGACTGGCTCAACGGGGAGGTCGTCCAGCTCGGCCGCGCCCACGACGTCCCCACCCCCGTCAACGAGGCCCTGCAGGTCCTCGCCGCGACCTCCGTGCGCCACGGGCTGGGCCCGCGCGCCTTCGGCGTGGACGACGTCCTGGCGCTCGCCGAACGGCTCGCGGGCGGACCTGCGCGACCGTCCCCGGCGGGCGCCTGAGAAGCTGAACGGCATGCGCGTCGACCACGTCGGCTTCGCCGCCGGACCGGAAGGGCTGCAGGAGACCGCCAGGTCCCTCGCGGCCCGGCTCGGCGTGCGCGTCGTCGACGGCGGCCCCCACCCCCGCTTCGGCACCCGCAACGTCGTCCTGCCGCTGTCGGAGGGCTGCTACGTCGAGGTCGTGGAGGTCCTGGACCACCCCGTCGCCGACAAGGCCCTCTTCGGGCGCGCCGTGCGGGAGCGGACCGAGGCCGGCGGGGGCTGGTTCGCCTGGGCCGTCACCGTCGAGGACCTGCAGAGCTACCGCGACCGCCTCGGCGAGGACGTCGAGGAGGGCGTGCGGCGCCGCCCCGACGGCGTGGAGCTGCGCTGGCGCCAGATCGGGGCCCCGGCCCTGCGCACCGAGCCCCAGCTGCCCCTGCTCATCGAGTGGGACGGGCCCCGCACGCAGCACCCGTCGGCGCTGTCGCTGGCCGGCGGCACCCGCCTGACCGGGCTCACCATCGCCGGCCAGCGCGCCCGGGTCCGCGAGTGGCTCGGCCTGCCGCCGGAGTTCACCTCCGACCGGGTGAGCTTCACGTGGCTCGACGTCGTCGGCAGCGCCCGCGCCACCGGCCTGCGCTCGGTGACGTTCGAGACCTCCCGCGGCACCGTCGAGATCTGAGCGGCACCTCGTGGACTGGCTGCCCGACTGGGTCCCCTCGCTGACCGTCTCGGCGGTCGTCCTGCTGGTCGTCGACCTCGTCGTGCGCGTCACGGCCATCGCCGTGGTGCCCGTCAACCGCCGGCCCAGCTCGGCGCTGGCGTGGCTGCTGACGATCTTCTTCATCCCCTACGTCGGGGTCGTGGCGTTCCTGCTCATCGGCAACCCGAAGCTGCCGCGCGCGCGCCGGCGCAAGCAGCGCGAGATCAACGAGCTCATCCTGTCCTCGACCAAGGGCATGGACCTCGTCTCCGCCGACCACCCCTGGCCGCCGTGGCTGCGCGGCCTCGTCGAGCTGAACCGCAACCTCGGGGCGATGCCGCTGGTCGGCGGGAACTCCGCGGACCTGTGCGGGGAGTACGACGAGGCGATCCGGGCCATGGCCCGCAGCATCGACGGGGCCCGCGAGTACGTGCACGTCGAGTTCTACATCATGACCAAGGACCCCACGAGCGAACCGTTCTTCACCGCCCTGGCGAACGCCGTGGACCGGGGCGTGAAGGTCCGGCTCCTGCTGGACCACATGGGGTCGCTGCGCTACCCGGGGTACCGCCGGACCACGCGCTTCCTCGACGACGTCGGCATCGAGTGGCACCCCATGCTGCCCGTGCAGCTGCACAAGCTGAAGTACCAGCGGCCCGACCTGCGCAACCACCGCAAGCTCCTCGTCGTCGACGGCGAGGTCGCGTGGCTGGGCTCGCAGAACGTGCTGGACCGCAGCTACAACAAGCGCGGGAACGTCAGGCGGGGGCTGAAGTGGCAGGACCTCATGGTCCGCCTCGAAGGTCCCGTCGTGTCCGGCGTCGAGGCCATGTTCATCACCGACTGGTACTCCGAGACCGACGAGCTGCTGGAGGCCGAGCGGCCGGAGGTCTCACCCGTCGGCTCACCGGGCCACCTGGAGTGCCAGGTCGTCCCGAGCGGACCGGGCTTCGACGGCGAGAACAACCTCAAGCTGTTCAACGCGCTGCTGTACTCCGCCCAGCGGCGCATCTCCATCACGAGCCCCTACTTCGTGCCCGACGAGTCGATGCTGTCGGCCATCACGACGGCCGCCGAGCGCGGCGTCGACGTCGAGCTGTTCGTCTCCGAGTACGGCGACCAGTTCTTCGTGCACTACGCCGAGTGCTCCTACTACGAGAACCTGCTGCGCGCCGGGGTGCGGATCTTCCGCTACCCCGCGCCGTACGTGCTGCACGCCAAGCACATGACGGTCGACGAGGAGGTCGCCGTCATCGGCTCCTCCAACATGGACATGCGCTCGTTCCTGCTGGACCTGGAGCTGACCCTCATGGTGTGCGGGCGGGAGTTCGCCGACGACCTGCGCCGCGTGGAGGACGAGTACCGCGCCAAGTGCACCGAGCTGACGCTGGAGCAGTGGCTGGCCCGCCCCCGGTGGGACGTCATCAAGGAGAACGTCGCGCGGCTCACGTCCGCGCTGCAGTGACCCGGCGCAGCCCCAGGTCGCCCAGCTCCAGGTCGGCGAGCGCCCCCACGACCGGCCCGTCGCCGTCGCGCCAGGCGCCGGCGGGGTCGGCGGCCACGCCCAGCAGGACCCGCGGCGGCTGGTGCTGCAGCGCCCGCAGCGCCAGCACCCGCTCACCGGCCGCCGACCCCGCCAGCAGCCGGGCGTCGCGGACCCGCCGCGCCCACCGCACGCGCTGGGCGGCGCGGACGGCCAGCACCACCGCGGCCGGGACGAGGGCGGTCAGCACGCCCAGCACCAGGGCCAGGTGCAGGACGGCGTCCTGCTGCTGGCCCGCCGCGCCCGCCAGCGCGGCGGCGCTGTCGGCGGAACGGCCCAGCACCCCGGCGACGTCGTCGCCGACCAGCGGGGTCCGCTCCAGCGTCCCGCCCGTCGAGCGCAACCCCTCGGCCAGCGCGGTCGACCCGTCGGCGAAGCGCCGGGCCGGGCCGGCCAGCGCCGCGACCGCCGCGTGCACCGCGAGCCCGGCCAGGACCGCGACCACGACGAGGACCGCGCAGACCGCGTCGGCGAGGAGCTGGCGGGACCGGCGGGCCGGGGTGTCGGCGTAGAACGGCACCGGCCCAGTCTCACCGCGGCTCAGCCCAGCTGCTCGTCCACCCAGCACCACCGCCACGCCTCCCCGGGTTCGGCGCTGACCATCGCCGGGTGCGCCGTCTCCCCGAAGTGCGCCCGGGAGTGCCGCAGCTCCGAGGAGTCGCAGCAGCCGGTGTACCCGCACGCCAGGCACGTGCGCAGGTGCACCCACGTCGCGCCCACGGCGACGCAGGCCGCGCACTCCACGGGCGGTTCCCCCCAGCGGGCGGTCGCGTCGTCGCGGGTCCCGGCGGTGCGCAGGTGGGCGCAGCCGTCGTCGTGCCGGGGGGCCAGCCGCCGGTCGGCGTCGAGGGGGTCGAGGTCGGCGTCCACCTTGTCCAGCAGGGCCTCCTCGAAGTCGACGTCGGCCAGCGCGCGCCGCAGGACCTCCGGCGCGGCGCTCCCGCGGTCGCGGGCCTGCACGACGACGTCCCGTTCGGCGGCGAGCATCTGCAGCCGCAGCCGGCAGTAGACCGCCGAGGGCGTCAGGACGTCCGACAGCGGGCGGCCCAGGCGTTCCCACGCGGCGTGCGACCGGGCCTTGGACCGGCCCCGCAGCTGCGCGACGACGTGCCGGGGCTCGTCGCCGGTGAGCAGCTCCTCCAGCCGGCGCAGCCCCGCGGCCGCGGCGGCGTCGCCGAGGGCCGCGGCCTGCAGGGCGTCCTGCGCGGGGTCGGGCCCGGGCAGCCGCAGGCGCCGCACCACGGCGGGCAGCGTCAGCCCCTGCACCAGCAGCGTCCCGACCACCACGGTGAACGCCGCGAGCAGCAGCACGTCCCGGCCCGGGACGTCCTCCGGGATGAGCTGCGCCGCGGCCAGCGTCACCACCCCGCGCATGCCCGCCCACGACAGCAGCACCGAGACCCCGAACGACCACGCGCGGGGCCGCAGCCGCGGGACGGCGTGGTAGAACCCGGCCGCGGCGAAGACGAACACGAACCGCGCCGCGATCGTCGCCACGAGCGCGGTGAGGCAGAACGCCAGGACGCGGCCGCCGGAGAACCCGCTGTCGGCGGCGCCGCGCAGCAGCCGCGGGAACTGCAGCCCGATGAGCAGGAACACGGCGTTCTCCAGCAGGAACGCCACCGTCCGCCAGTTCAGGGCCTCCGCGACGCGTGACGCGGCCGTCTGCACCTTCGGGGACACGTGGGCCATCGCCAGGCCCGTGACGACGACGGCCAGGACGCCGGAGACGTGCAGGGCCTCGGCGGGCAGGAACGCCAGGTAGGGCGCGACGAACGACAGCGCCGTGTCCAGCACGGGGTCGTGGACGCGCCGGCGCACGACGGCCAGCACGGCCGCGACGACGCCGCCGACGAGCAGCGCGCCGACGACGGCCAGCAGGAAGTCCCCGCCGATGTGCCACGGGGACAGCTCCGTCGTCAGCGCCGACGTCGCGGCGGCGAGGGCGATGAGGGCGGAGGCGTCGTTGAGCAGGCTCTCCTCCTCCAGCATCGTCGCCACCCGGCGCGGCAGGCCGAGGCGCCGGCCGATGGCGGTGGCGGCCACCGCGTCCGGCGGGGCGACGACGGCCCCCAGGGCCATGCACGCCGCGAGCGCCACCCCCGGCAGCAGCCAGGACGTCGCCCAGCCCACGGCGAGCGTGGTGAACACGACGAGCACGACCGACAGCAGGAGCGTGGCGGTCTTGTTGCGGCTGAAGTCGATCAGCGAGGTCTGCGCCGTCGCCGCGTACAGCAGCGGCGGCAGCAGGCCGTTGAGGACGAGCTCGGGGCCCAGGGAGAACTGCGGGACCCCCGGGACGAGCGCGGCGGCGGCGCCCACGACGACGAGGACGAGGGGTGTCGGCCACCCGAACCGGTCGCTGGCGGCGGCGACCGCGCACACCCCGACCGTCAGCGCCACGAGGGCGATCGCGATCTCCACGCGGGAAGGCTACGGGCTCGGGCGGGACCGGCCCGGGTGTCGTCCCTCGTGCCGCGGGAGGAGGCCGGGGAGGAGGCCGGGGGAGGAGGTGGCGCGCGCGACCGTCGAGGGCGTGCGCGACGGCGGCGGCCGGCGCCGCGCGGGCGCCGGACCCGCGCGCTGGACCCGCCCGCCGGTCCGGTGTCAGGGGCGCAGGACCGTGATGCCCGCCGTCGTCGCGGCGGCGACCTCCGCCAGGGCGCGCGGCCCGGCCTCCAGCGGCAGTTCCCGCGTCACGAGGTCGGCCAGCGGGAACCGCCCCGAGCCGACGAGGTCCAGCAGCCGCGGGTAGTCGTGCGCGGCCATCCCGTGGCTGCCCAGGACCTGCAGCTCGTACGCGATGACGCGGTCCATCGGCACCGCCGGCCGCCCGGCGGCGGCGGGCAGCAGGCCGACCTGCACGTGCCGTCCGCGCCGCCGCAGCGAGCGCACCGAGTTCTCGCACGTCACCGGCAGCCCCACGGCGTCGATCGAGACGTGCGCCCCGCCGCCGGTGAGCTCGTGGACGGTGTCCACGACGTCGGCGGCCACGGCGTGCTCGGCCCCGAAGGCCAGGGCCAGTTCCCGCGCGCCCTCGGAGGGGTCGACGGCGACGACCCGCGCCCCGGCCGCGGCGGCGACCGCGATCGCCGACAACCCGACCCCGCCCGCGCCGTGGACGGCGACGAACTCCCCGGGCCGCACCGCGGCGACGTCGCTGACCGCCCGGAACGCGGTGGCGACGCGGCAGCCCAGCGCGGCGGCCGTCGCGGCGGGGAACCCCTCGGGCAGCGCGACGAGGTTGACGTCGGCGTGGTCGAGGGCGACCAGTTCAGCGAAGGAACCCCAGCCCGTGAAACCCGGCTGGGTCTGGTCCCGGCACACCTGCTGCGCGCCCGCGGCGCACTCCGGGCAGGTCCCGCACGCCGTGACGAACGGGCTCGTCACGCGGTCGCCCACGCGCCAGCCCCGCACGTCGGCCCCCACCGCGGCGACCGTCCCGGCCAGTTCGTGACCGGGCACGTGGGGCAGGGTCACGTCGTCGTCGTGTCCCTGCCAGGCGTGCCAGTCGCTGCGGCACACGCCCGTCGCCTCGACCGCGACGACCACCCCGTGCGGGGCGGGCGCGGGGTCCTCGACCTCGGCCAGGACGGGCGTGCCGCCGAACTCGGTGACCAGGACCGCGCGCATCAGCCCTCGTCGAGGACCGAGACGAGGGCGGCGGCGTCACCCACGTAGTCGCCGGGGGTCAGCAGCGACAACCGCGCCGCCTCGCCCTCGGGCAGGCCCAGCCCGGCGACGAACTCCCGCAGCCTGGCCTGGTCGACCTTGCGGCCGCGGGTGAGCTCCTTGAGGCGCTCGTAGGGTTCGGGCAGCCCGTGGACGCGCATGACGGACTGCACGGCCTCGCCGAGGACCTCCCAGTTCTGGTCCAGGTCCGCGGCCAGGGCGGCGGGGACCGCGTCCAGCCCCGCCAGCCCGCGCTGGGCGTTCTCGATCGCCAGCAGCGAGTGCCCGAACGCGACGCCGATGTTGCGCTGCATCGAGGAGTCCGTCAGGTCGCGCTGCATGCGCGACGTCGTGAGGGTCTCCTCCAGGACGCGGAACAACCCGCCGGAGACTTCCAGGTTCGCCTCGGCGTTCTCGAACCGGATCGGGTTCACCTTGTGCGGCATGGTGGACG contains:
- a CDS encoding ester cyclase, whose product is MNREELLGVYRGYLACCNERRFDELGRFVSERVSGSAPVDGLAAYVEGVRAVITAFPDYRWEPLTLVVDGDTLAVRLTGRGTHRGPFGGLAPTGRRVEVQELVVYRFEDGLVVNCWGDLYPVLREALRAPAAASG
- a CDS encoding FAD-dependent oxidoreductase, translating into MEFDADLIVVGGGVMGSAAAWQATRRGLSVLLLERFEAGHALGASHGATRNFNTAYAQDDYLRLVLEARTLWDELQEQSGRVLLDLVGLVNHGASGQWRRTAESLRRWGIAHRFLHPHEAAERWAGMRFRDEVLLVPDAGRVRAADALTAFRTVATAAGAQFRYGKPVRDVLTDAGTALVVTDAGEFRAPRGVVTVGAWTRELLSPRVALPRLVVTQEQPAHFAVRPGTFEWPSFNHAPDPGAPADADWYSPVYGMLTPGEGVKAGWHGTGPVTDPDARSFQPEPAQLAALQRYAREWLPGVDPDSCVPVSCTYTSTDDTDFVLARSGAWAVGAGFSGHGFKFAPAVGRTLVDVAHGTPAPPRFSPALPAA
- a CDS encoding alpha/beta fold hydrolase, which encodes MTAITAHHGLFKDTDLHVDDTGGPGRPVVLIHGWPLSGESWSEQVPALAAAGYRVVTYDRRGFGRSDKTRSGYDYDTLTEDLHTLLEALDLTDVTLVGFSMGGGEVARYFTKYGHERLRSVVFAAAVPPFMAQGDDNPDGPLTQELADQMESSLKADEDTFYDGFVTDFFSVDGVLKVTEAQRQDALALTKQADKKAALKAMESFGTTDFREDLTEVDVPTLVIHGDGDGTVPFEGSGARTHAAIPGSRLHVVAGGPHGINVSHAEEFNRVLLEFLAV
- a CDS encoding RecQ family ATP-dependent DNA helicase, translating into MPAETLDRTTLRAEAEDVLRRLVGAPDAALREDQWTAIEALVADRRRALVVQRTGWGKSAVYFVATALLRARGAGPTVIVSPLLALMRNQVAAAERAGVRAVTVNSTNSEDWAQVYDEVRAGAVDVLLVSPERLNNPAFRDEVLPKLAATTGLLVVDEAHCVSDWGHDFRPDYRRIRTLLADLPDGIPVLATTATANARVTADVAEQLSVTGTRTLEDVLVLRGSLDRESLRLAVVRVPSHAHRLAWLVEHLPELPGSGIVYVLTVSAAADVAAHLRAHGIEAVPYTGQTEAAERLQAEDDLVNDRLKVLVATSALGMGFDKPDLGFVVHLGAPSSPIAYYQQVGRAGRGIDDARVVLLPGAEDRDIWRYFASIGFPAEEDVRLALSVLADAGEPLSTQALETRVTLRRNRLEMMLKVLDVDGAVRRVRGGWQATGQEWAYDAERYARVARTRDAEQQAMVDYVATTGCRLEFLRRALDDADAAPCGRCDNCGGFDVPRDVDEAAVTRAGADLDRPGVPLEPKKMWPTGVKSLGVPVSGRIAPAEQPGVGRAVARVTDLGWGTAVRELFAAGAPDGPTPVPLRHAAAAVLDDWARGLGLDGIVAMCSASRPQLVAHLADGLARYTGLPLVTTFRLLDDSPTRADVNSAHRLAQVAGRFELPDPDLVRDRKLLLVDDRTRSGWTLAVAARQLRRAGADEVFPFVLADGE
- a CDS encoding 2-dehydropantoate 2-reductase N-terminal domain-containing protein: MRYVVIGAGAIGGTIGGRLGQHGHEVVLVARGAHADRLRDKGLRLLTPTGPVELHAPVANSPADVELTTDDVLVLAVKVQDAAAVLPEWAAAPVAGTGGGTAGQLLPVLCAQNGVEGERLALRWFRRVVGACVYLPASHLEPGVVTSEGTPVSGGLVLGRYPRGRDELVERLAADLAGAGFATTVSDDVTAAKRGKLLENTGNALDAVCRPGDGWDELRDRARAEGEAALSAAGLPAQDRRTALPELHRLGFTTVDVTGTGRLGSSSWQSLHRGGSIETDWLNGEVVQLGRAHDVPTPVNEALQVLAATSVRHGLGPRAFGVDDVLALAERLAGGPARPSPAGA
- a CDS encoding VOC family protein → MRVDHVGFAAGPEGLQETARSLAARLGVRVVDGGPHPRFGTRNVVLPLSEGCYVEVVEVLDHPVADKALFGRAVRERTEAGGGWFAWAVTVEDLQSYRDRLGEDVEEGVRRRPDGVELRWRQIGAPALRTEPQLPLLIEWDGPRTQHPSALSLAGGTRLTGLTIAGQRARVREWLGLPPEFTSDRVSFTWLDVVGSARATGLRSVTFETSRGTVEI
- the cls gene encoding cardiolipin synthase, which codes for MDWLPDWVPSLTVSAVVLLVVDLVVRVTAIAVVPVNRRPSSALAWLLTIFFIPYVGVVAFLLIGNPKLPRARRRKQREINELILSSTKGMDLVSADHPWPPWLRGLVELNRNLGAMPLVGGNSADLCGEYDEAIRAMARSIDGAREYVHVEFYIMTKDPTSEPFFTALANAVDRGVKVRLLLDHMGSLRYPGYRRTTRFLDDVGIEWHPMLPVQLHKLKYQRPDLRNHRKLLVVDGEVAWLGSQNVLDRSYNKRGNVRRGLKWQDLMVRLEGPVVSGVEAMFITDWYSETDELLEAERPEVSPVGSPGHLECQVVPSGPGFDGENNLKLFNALLYSAQRRISITSPYFVPDESMLSAITTAAERGVDVELFVSEYGDQFFVHYAECSYYENLLRAGVRIFRYPAPYVLHAKHMTVDEEVAVIGSSNMDMRSFLLDLELTLMVCGREFADDLRRVEDEYRAKCTELTLEQWLARPRWDVIKENVARLTSALQ